The following coding sequences are from one Schizosaccharomyces osmophilus chromosome 1, complete sequence window:
- a CDS encoding Arf3/6 docking factor: MSINYIFTAVFDPDQGPVLQYQFPQTSRYDFRFLAEIMLPDRIHERNEDWLQFFLHFREDSQSYSLFPSVTKAIKGPNGSEVFHVLNVIHTKRERFAKRNGTLSAMAICTSFPHVQVLKPMLDDAWKRFDASPSSLTLEHVFKEVCDYDFHTYLLDASLNSSVILTLNDFYRYVDSESRTQKSSLVRSTSHSGSFLNSDDSLKIPPTKLPLSSSANNKSNITTCEIPTIFLPECVGEYNISNLIQIFIDSPPPLSTYTSNLPADEGHTNPIIVLINSLLLQKRVLFLTSKLPAHVLTSYVLSASALASGASGLLQGYLNMTFPYVDLSNVDELLKLPGYIAGAMNPTFQYHQNWWDLLCDLDNHIIHVSPELIKKNISFKNLELIASVPYNQFPPTRKLREHTEQQLISDLQKLLVCRNKELLVRWRIRTHLLSFIRKAVSYEHLFLESSSLNPHIENYKLEGFGWFWPDRISGVNELSLMAGKIEEWRKTKSYENYCYRMANTHIPVTLCMDVAYHLDRLRLQIVSSVEAARIYSALEQYMRTDEDITYILSLCPLHEGGLTIISYGLYHISTTTRENVVRILEKISRHKYGQLFFTCLSEVDKIMYASMKTYLE, encoded by the exons ATGAGTATCAATTATATTTTCACTGCTGTTTTCGATCCTGATCAAGGCCCCGTTTTGCAATACCAGTTTCCTCAAACGAGTCGCTATGACTTCCGATTTCTTGCAGAAATAATGTTACCTGATAGGATTCAcgaaagaaatgaagattGGCTTCagttctttcttcattttcgtgAGGATTCTCAATCATATTCTCTCTTTCCTTCAGTAACCAAGGCTATCAAAGGACCAAATGGCTCGGAAGTTTTTCACGTCCTGAATGTAATCCATACAAAGCGTGAACGATTTGCTAAACGAAACGGTACATTGTCCGCAATGGCTATTTGTACTTCTTTTCCTCACGTCCAAGTATTAAAACCGATGTTAGATGATGCTTGGAAACGTTTTGATGCTTCACCTTCTTCCCTAACCTTAGAACATGTATTTAAGGAAGTCTGCGACTATGATTTTCATACATATTTATTAGATGCCTCTTTAAATTCTTCGGTTATACTGACTCTAAATGACTTCTACCGTTATGTTGATTCAGAATCCCGAACTCAAAAGTCTTCTTTAGTGAGATCTACCAGTCATTCCGGCTCCTTCCTCAATTCTGAtgattctttaaaaattccGCCTACGAAACTTCCACTGAGTAGTTCGGCTAATAATAAATCAAACATTACTACCTGTGAAATCCCTACTATCTTCCTACCCGAGTGCGTAGGTGAATATAATATTTCCAATCTAATTCAAATATTCATCGATAGTCCTCCTCCTCTATCTACGTATACCTCCAATCTACCTGCTGATGAAGGTCATACGAATCCTATCATTGTTCTCATCAACTCCCTACTTCTACAAAAACGAGTCCTGTTTCTCACTAGCAAGCTCCCAGCACATGTGTTAACCTCCTATGTTTTATCTGCTAGTGCTTTGGCTTCCGGGGCTTCGGGCTTATTACAAGGGTACTTGAACATGACTTTCCCGTATGTGGATTTGTCGAACGTCGATGAGTTATTGAAACTTCCAGGTTATATTGCAGGAGCAATGAACCCGACCTTTCAATATCATCAAAATTGGTGGGACTTGCTTTGCGATTTAGATAACCACATCATTCATGTATCACCTGAacttataaagaaaaatataagctttaaaaatttggaaCTAATTGCTTCAGTACCTTATAATCAGTTTCCTCCAACAAGGAAGTTGAGGGAACATACCGAACAGCAATTGATAAGTGATTTACAGAAACTGCTAGTTTGTCGAAATAAGGAATTACTCGTTCGCTGGAGAATCCGAACTCACTTGTTATCGTTCATTAGAAAGGCAGTAAGCTATGAGCATCTATTCTTGGAATCTTCTTCACTTAATCCCCATATAGAGAACTACAAATTAGAAGGCTTTGGCTGGTTTTGGCCAGACCGTATTTCAGGAGTGAACGAACTATCTCTCATGGCTGGGAAAATTGAGGAATGGAGAAAAACTAAATCTTACGAAAATTATTGTTAT AGAATGGCAAACACACACATACCGGTTACGTTATGCATGGATGTTGCTTACCATTTAGATAGACTTCGTCTTCAGATTGTGTCTTCTGTGGAAGCTGCTCGTATTTATTCGGCATTGGAACAGTATATGAGGACAGACGAAGATATAACTTATATACTCAGTTTATGTCCCCTCCATGAAGGGGGGTTGACTATAATTTCGTATGGACTTTATCATATATCAACCACTACTCGTGAAAATGTTGTAAGgatattagaaaaaatcagTCGACACAAG TATGGgcaattgtttttcacATGTTTATCAGAAGTTGATAAAATAATGTATGCTTCGATGAAAACTTACTTGGAGTAG